A genome region from Stegostoma tigrinum isolate sSteTig4 chromosome 37, sSteTig4.hap1, whole genome shotgun sequence includes the following:
- the LOC125467451 gene encoding ferroptosis suppressor protein 1-like, with protein sequence MGARLSLNETDHVVIVGGGFGGVAAAKELSYYRIPYTLIDIKYAFHHNMGALRASVQKGFAAKTFIPYLPTFKDNFKQGKVNDIDFEQQNVILESEEVIHYTYLILATGSTGPFPGKLIEPVSRETAVQMYEDLVKEIQKAASIVVVGGGLAGVELTAEIRTDYPDKEVTLIHSTYVLGDSEVLPSVRRGVKEILVNKGAHLLLGQKVNNLSELTVNKVQKDIKVLTNKGEEIITDMVICCTGIRINSSSYTNALKDKLNENDAIMVDENLNVKGMKNVFAIGDCANVNEHKSAYTAEFQALACVKNIVHNLKREPMEPYKPGAPYMLVTMGRNDGVGQMCGCNVGRLIVTYVKSKDLLVKTSWKKMGQRMPH encoded by the exons ATGGGAGCAAGATTATCCCTCAATGAAACTGACCACGTTGTCATTGTCGGTGGTGGTTTTGGAGGGGTTGCTGCAGCAAAGGAATTATCATACTACAGGATACCTTACACGTTGATTGACATAAAGTATGCCTTCCATCATAACATGGGAGCTCTTAGAGCATCAGTACAGAAAG GATTCGCTGCAAAAACATTCATACCATATCTTCCAACATTCAAAGACAACTTCAAACAAGGAAAAGTCAATGATATTGATTTTGAACAACAGAATGTTATTTTggagagtgaggag GTCATACATTACACTTATCTTATTCTGGCAACTGGTAGCACAGGCCCATTTCCTGGAAAATTAATTGAGCCGGTTAGTAGGGAGACTGCCGTCCAGATGTATGAAGATTTAGTAAAAGAG ATACAGAAAGCTGCAAGTATTGTGGTAGTTGGAGGTGGACTTGCTGGTGTTGAGTTGACTGCAGAAATCAGAACAGACTATCCTGATAAGGAG GTAACCTTAATTCATTCAACTTATGTTCTAGGCGATTCTGAGGTTTTACCGAGTGTAAGACGTGGAGTCAAGGAAATTCTTGTCAATAAAGGTGCTCACCTTCTATTAG GGCAGAAAGTCAATAACCTGTCTGAACTAACTGTGAACAAGGTACAGAAAGACATTAAAGTGCTGACTAATAAGGGTGAAGAAATTATAACAGATATGGTCATCTGTTGCACAGGGATAAGGATTAATTCCTCCTCATATACCAATGCCCTCA AAGATAAACTCAATGAAAATGATGCAATAATGGTTGATGAAAATCTGAATGTGAAGGGAATGAAGAATGTTTTTGCAATAGGGGACTGTGCAAATGTGAACGAGCATAAATCTGCCTACACTGCTGAATTCCAAGCACTTGCGTGTGTGAAAAATATTGTTCATAACCTTAAACGTGAACCTATGGAACCATACAAGCCAG GTGCTCCTTATATGTTAGTGACAATGGGCCGGAACGATGGCGTTGGACAAATGTGTGGCTGCAATGTTGGGAGATTAATCGTAACTTATGTCAAAAGCAAGGACTTACTGGTTAAGACAAGCTGGAAGAAAATGGGCCAACGGATGCCACACTGA